A segment of the Fusobacterium ulcerans genome:
GAGATATAGAAACTGGAAAACTTCTTCTAGATATGAATGTAGAAGGGGAGCCTAGAATATTATTAAAAGGTGGAAGAGGAGGAGCAGGAAATGTTCACTTTAAATCTTCTACAAGAAAGACTCCAAGAATTGCTGGAAAAGGTAGAGAAGGAGCAGAAATAAAAGTAAAACTTGAATTAAAACTTTTAGCTGATGTAGCTCTTGTAGGGTATCCATCAGTTGGAAAATCAAGCTTTATCAATAGAGTGTCAGCAGCTAACTCTAAAGTAGGAAGCTATCACTTCACTACTCTTGAACCAAAATTAGGAGTAGTAAGACTTGAAGAGGGAAAATCATTTGTAATAGCAGACATACCAGGACTTATAGAGGGAGCTCATGAAGGTGTAGGACTTGGAGATAAATTTCTTAGACATATAGAGAGATGTAAAATGATATATCATCTTGTGGATGTGGCTGAAATAGAAGGAAGAGATGCTATTGAAGATTATGAAAAAATAAATTTTGAATTAAAGAAGTTTAGTGAAAAACTTTCAACTAAAAAACAGATAATTCTTGCCAATAAAATGGATTTATTATGGGATATGGAAAAATATGAAAAGTTTAAGGCTCATGTAGAAGCTCAAGGTCATGAGGTTTTCCCAGTTTCTGTTATCTTAAATGAAGGAATCAAAGAGGTGCTTTACAGAAGTTACTCAATGCTTCAAGAAATAGAGAGAGAACCATTGGAAGATGAAGTAAATGTAAATGAAGTGTTGAGAGAAATAAAAGGAAATATGGAAAATTTTGTAATAACTCAGGATGAAGAGGGAACATATGTAATAGAAGGAAGAATTTTAGATGAAGTTCTTGCTAAATATGTTATTACTATGGAAGAAGAATCTATCATTAATTTCCTTCATATGATGAGATCACTTGGATTGGAAGAAGCTATGAGAGAAGCTGGAATTCAAGATGGAGACAATGTAAGAATAGCAGATGTAGAGTTTGAATATGTAGAGTAATGAATATATAAAAACATGAAAGCTGAATTTACATTATTCAGCTTTTTTGTGATTTTTAGAAAGGAAAATAGATGTTGAGGGGATTAGTAATTGCAGGTCCTACTGGAGTAGGGAAAACAGATTTATCTATTAAAATGGCAAAACTATTGAAGGCGGATATAATTTCAGCAGATTCTGCTCAAGTATATAAAGGAATGGATATAGGAACAGCTAAAATTACTACAGAAGAGATGCAGGGAATAAAACACTATATGCTTGATATAGTAGAACCTGTAAAAAAATACAATGTAGGAGATTTCCAAAAAGATGTGGATAACATTTTGAAAGAAAAAGAAACTAAGAAAAAAAATATTATCCTCACAGGAGGAACTGGATTGTATATAAGTTCGATAACTGATGGATTATCCTCTTTACCAGCAGGAGACCCAGTACTTCGTGAGGAACTTATGAAAAAAGATATAGAAGAACTATATAATGAACTTGCAGCTGTAGATCCACAAGCTGCATTGGATATACATAAAAATAATAGAAGAAGAGTAGAACGGGCTTTGGAAGTATTTAAATTAACAGGAGAAAAATTTTCTGTTTTGGCTAAAAAAAATATAAAAGGGAATAATTACAGCTTTTTAAAAGTAGCTTTAGAAAGAAATAGAGATGTTCTTTATGAAAGAATAAATATGAGAGTAGATATAATGTTGGAAAAAGGTCTTTCAGAAGAAGTGAGAAAATTGTATGAAAAATATGGAGACAATTTAAGAAAAATAAATATTATAGGTTATACACAATTAATAGATTATTTTAATAATAACTGTACCTTTGAAGAAGCAGTTGAAAATATTAAAAGAGATTCAAGAAGATATGCAAAAAGACAGTTTACATGGTTTAAAAATGATTCTTCATATACATGGTATAATTTAGATGAAATGAGTGAAGAGGAAATAATTGATAAAATAACATCTGAATTAAAGTTGTGATTAACTGCGATCAAGTGTAATTAAATTCTTGATAAAAACATAGTGATATGGTATTATTAATAGTAATAGG
Coding sequences within it:
- the obgE gene encoding GTPase ObgE, whose translation is MFIDEVIVTVKAGNGGDGSAAFRREKYIQFGGPDGGDGGNGGNVIFIADPNINTLIDFKFKKVFKAENGENGQKKQMYGKTGEDLVIKVPVGTQVRDIETGKLLLDMNVEGEPRILLKGGRGGAGNVHFKSSTRKTPRIAGKGREGAEIKVKLELKLLADVALVGYPSVGKSSFINRVSAANSKVGSYHFTTLEPKLGVVRLEEGKSFVIADIPGLIEGAHEGVGLGDKFLRHIERCKMIYHLVDVAEIEGRDAIEDYEKINFELKKFSEKLSTKKQIILANKMDLLWDMEKYEKFKAHVEAQGHEVFPVSVILNEGIKEVLYRSYSMLQEIEREPLEDEVNVNEVLREIKGNMENFVITQDEEGTYVIEGRILDEVLAKYVITMEEESIINFLHMMRSLGLEEAMREAGIQDGDNVRIADVEFEYVE
- the miaA gene encoding tRNA (adenosine(37)-N6)-dimethylallyltransferase MiaA; the encoded protein is MLRGLVIAGPTGVGKTDLSIKMAKLLKADIISADSAQVYKGMDIGTAKITTEEMQGIKHYMLDIVEPVKKYNVGDFQKDVDNILKEKETKKKNIILTGGTGLYISSITDGLSSLPAGDPVLREELMKKDIEELYNELAAVDPQAALDIHKNNRRRVERALEVFKLTGEKFSVLAKKNIKGNNYSFLKVALERNRDVLYERINMRVDIMLEKGLSEEVRKLYEKYGDNLRKINIIGYTQLIDYFNNNCTFEEAVENIKRDSRRYAKRQFTWFKNDSSYTWYNLDEMSEEEIIDKITSELKL